One window from the genome of Synechococcus sp. PROS-7-1 encodes:
- a CDS encoding DUF1824 family protein: MTQSPITSLGDLARLRGAPELSTEAAQRLRAELSEAMASANWFTVGVMAPSATQALAALRALERSQTWEPMTVVTGTEEQGPVFLKANQNGGSIRIRIEHGLGEGILITGHGDDESQPSTTWGPLPLTFFHEAGADAQH, from the coding sequence ATGACGCAGTCTCCAATCACCTCCCTCGGCGATCTGGCCCGTCTGCGCGGGGCTCCGGAGCTCAGCACGGAGGCCGCCCAACGCCTGCGAGCAGAGCTATCTGAGGCCATGGCCAGCGCCAATTGGTTCACCGTTGGCGTCATGGCCCCCTCGGCCACACAAGCCCTTGCGGCCCTGCGGGCGCTGGAACGCAGTCAGACTTGGGAGCCCATGACGGTGGTGACCGGCACCGAGGAGCAAGGTCCTGTGTTCCTCAAGGCCAACCAGAACGGTGGATCCATCCGCATCCGCATCGAGCACGGCTTGGGAGAAGGAATCCTGATCACTGGACACGGTGATGACGAGAGCCAGCCCAGCACCACCTGGGGGCCGCTTCCGCTGACTTTCTTCCATGAAGCTGGCGCAGACGCACAGCACTGA
- the thrS gene encoding threonine--tRNA ligase: protein MANHDYQTVSSAAATTSASPSPVVLPKTSENEQLLKIRHSMSHVMAMAVQQLFPQARVTIGPWTESGFYYDFDNPDPFTEADLKAIKKGMIKIINKKLPLERVEVSRADAEAKIRSQNEPYKLEILEGLQEPITLYTLGNEWWDLCAGPHVEHTGQLNAKAFELESVAGAYWRGDETKAQLQRIYGTAWETPEQLTEHKRRKEEALRRDHRRIGKDLDLFSIEDEAGAGLVFWHPRGARMRLLIEDFWRQAHFEGGYELLYTPHVADISLWKTSGHLDFYAESMFGPMQVDEREYQLKPMNCPFHVLTFANKLRSYRELPIRWAELGTVYRYERPGVMHGLMRVRGFTQDDAHVFCLPEQISDEILKILDLTERILSTFDFNTYEINLSTRPEKSIGDDAVWDLATKGLIEALERKGWAYKVDEGGGAFYGPKIDLKIEDAIGRMWQCSTIQLDFNLPERFKLDYIAADGSKQRPIMIHRAIFGSLERFFGIMTENYAGDYPFWLAPEQVRLLPVTDEVQPYAGSLLDQLTQAGVRATIDRSGDRLGKLIRTGEQMKIPVLAVIGAKEAEQNAVSLRSRRDGDLGVVAVADLLRAAQSANTQRAAGLELNG, encoded by the coding sequence ATGGCGAATCACGACTATCAGACGGTGAGCAGCGCGGCAGCAACGACCTCAGCCTCCCCCAGCCCAGTGGTGCTGCCCAAAACCAGCGAGAACGAGCAGCTGCTCAAGATTCGCCACTCCATGAGCCACGTGATGGCCATGGCAGTGCAACAGCTTTTTCCACAGGCCCGTGTGACCATTGGCCCCTGGACGGAATCCGGCTTTTATTACGACTTCGACAATCCGGATCCCTTTACCGAGGCCGATTTGAAGGCGATCAAAAAGGGGATGATCAAGATCATCAACAAGAAGCTCCCTCTCGAGCGCGTCGAGGTGAGCCGAGCCGACGCCGAGGCCAAAATCAGAAGCCAGAACGAGCCCTACAAACTCGAAATCCTCGAGGGCCTGCAGGAGCCGATCACCCTTTACACCTTGGGGAATGAATGGTGGGATCTCTGCGCCGGGCCCCATGTGGAACACACCGGCCAGCTCAACGCCAAGGCTTTTGAGCTGGAGAGCGTGGCAGGGGCTTACTGGCGTGGCGATGAAACCAAAGCCCAGTTGCAGCGGATCTACGGCACCGCCTGGGAGACCCCGGAACAGCTGACCGAGCACAAGCGCCGCAAGGAAGAAGCCCTGCGCCGTGACCATCGCCGCATCGGCAAAGACCTCGACCTGTTTTCAATCGAAGACGAAGCCGGCGCCGGGCTGGTGTTCTGGCACCCCCGCGGCGCCCGCATGCGTCTGCTAATCGAGGACTTTTGGCGCCAGGCCCACTTCGAGGGCGGCTACGAGTTGCTTTACACGCCCCACGTGGCCGACATCAGCCTCTGGAAAACCTCTGGTCACCTCGACTTCTACGCCGAAAGCATGTTCGGCCCGATGCAGGTGGACGAACGGGAGTACCAGCTCAAGCCAATGAACTGCCCGTTCCATGTGCTCACCTTCGCCAACAAATTGCGCAGCTACAGGGAACTGCCGATCCGCTGGGCCGAACTGGGAACCGTGTATCGCTACGAGCGGCCGGGTGTGATGCACGGCCTGATGCGCGTCCGCGGCTTCACCCAGGACGACGCCCACGTGTTCTGCCTTCCTGAGCAGATCAGCGATGAAATCCTGAAAATCCTCGATCTCACCGAGCGCATCCTCTCCACATTCGACTTCAACACCTACGAAATCAACCTCTCCACACGCCCGGAGAAATCGATCGGTGATGACGCCGTCTGGGATCTGGCCACCAAAGGCCTGATCGAAGCGCTGGAACGCAAAGGCTGGGCCTACAAGGTCGATGAAGGCGGCGGTGCCTTCTACGGCCCCAAGATCGATCTCAAGATCGAAGATGCCATCGGCCGGATGTGGCAGTGCTCCACCATCCAGCTCGATTTCAACCTGCCGGAGCGGTTCAAGCTTGATTACATTGCTGCCGACGGCAGCAAGCAGCGCCCGATCATGATCCACCGGGCGATCTTTGGCTCGCTGGAACGATTCTTCGGGATCATGACCGAGAACTACGCGGGCGACTATCCCTTCTGGCTTGCACCCGAGCAGGTGCGGCTGCTGCCGGTCACCGATGAGGTGCAGCCCTACGCCGGAAGCCTCCTCGACCAGCTCACCCAGGCGGGGGTGCGAGCCACGATCGATCGCAGCGGCGACCGTCTCGGCAAGTTGATCCGCACTGGAGAACAAATGAAAATCCCCGTTCTGGCCGTGATCGGTGCCAAGGAAGCCGAGCAAAACGCTGTGAGTTTGCGCAGCCGCAGGGATGGCGATCTCGGGGTGGTGGCTGTAGCCGATCTGCTCCGAGCCGCTCAGAGCGCCAACACCCAACGTGCCGCAGGACTGGAGCTGAACGGATGA
- a CDS encoding DUF2605 domain-containing protein gives MKPDRDPEADALLESLLDSLLKDFNHWFRRGEELLQVCPDVVMDGADREAMAARLNEGLRAIEATRALVNASPEAMAVSMEAMAPWHQLVMEVWALAAQVTRASR, from the coding sequence ATGAAGCCGGATCGGGATCCTGAGGCCGATGCTCTGCTGGAGTCCCTGCTGGATTCACTGCTGAAGGATTTCAATCATTGGTTCCGTCGGGGAGAAGAGTTGCTGCAGGTCTGCCCAGACGTTGTGATGGATGGGGCTGACCGTGAGGCCATGGCGGCACGGCTGAATGAAGGCCTTCGTGCCATCGAGGCAACACGAGCACTCGTCAATGCCAGTCCGGAGGCAATGGCCGTGTCGATGGAGGCCATGGCACCGTGGCACCAGCTGGTGATGGAAGTCTGGGCTCTGGCGGCTCAGGTGACCAGGGCGTCGCGATGA
- a CDS encoding DUF2752 domain-containing protein, with translation MRSTSGHRRSGWISLGVLAALVLRARGVPLLLPGCPLRTLTGIPCPTCFLTRSALATLHGDLGEALELHLFGPPLVLGLGWVGWRQGVLGRDWPKPQSSGWLVLLALGAALGLYWALRLTLWFVLDVSLPA, from the coding sequence ATGAGGAGCACTTCAGGCCATCGACGCAGCGGTTGGATCAGTCTGGGTGTGCTGGCTGCTCTCGTTCTGCGCGCTCGAGGCGTGCCCTTGCTGCTGCCAGGGTGCCCGCTGCGAACGCTCACAGGAATCCCTTGTCCCACCTGCTTTTTGACCCGTTCTGCTCTGGCGACGCTGCACGGTGATCTCGGAGAAGCTCTGGAGCTTCATCTCTTCGGTCCGCCCCTGGTGTTAGGCCTGGGTTGGGTCGGATGGCGGCAGGGCGTCCTGGGTAGGGATTGGCCAAAACCGCAGAGCTCTGGCTGGCTCGTGCTCCTGGCTCTTGGGGCAGCACTCGGTTTGTACTGGGCCCTGCGTCTGACGCTCTGGTTCGTTCTGGATGTCTCCCTGCCGGCTTAA
- a CDS encoding endolysin: MALRIVWSVAHLLRRTASLIRSPKFPGAKFLGLGALSVGLMMTLGTSIQAERSEKRVDQAQTVAEALRGDAQGNRGNDLQATPYTITPERRALLNTIRYAEGTWKDGRDLGYRTLYGGGLFQDLSRHPERVVVKRYTSAAAGAYQFLPSTWQETARSLKLPSFAPKHQDQAALHLVKKRGALQEVDRNGLTRAAMNRLAPEWASFPTHAGRSAYGQPVKTHAELLAFYESNLLKLRQGT, translated from the coding sequence GTGGCGCTTCGAATCGTTTGGAGTGTTGCCCACTTGCTTCGTCGAACCGCCTCGCTGATCCGCTCTCCCAAGTTCCCCGGAGCCAAGTTTCTTGGCCTTGGAGCCCTCAGCGTGGGTCTGATGATGACGTTGGGGACAAGCATTCAGGCTGAACGCTCAGAGAAGCGAGTGGATCAGGCCCAGACCGTGGCCGAAGCTCTTCGTGGTGATGCACAGGGCAATCGCGGCAACGATCTCCAGGCAACTCCGTACACAATCACGCCCGAACGCCGGGCCCTGCTCAACACCATCCGGTACGCCGAAGGGACCTGGAAGGACGGCCGAGATCTTGGCTACCGCACCCTCTACGGCGGCGGGCTTTTCCAAGACCTGTCCCGTCACCCCGAACGCGTCGTCGTGAAGCGCTACACCAGTGCAGCTGCTGGCGCCTACCAGTTTCTGCCCAGCACCTGGCAGGAAACGGCCCGCAGCCTCAAGCTTCCCAGCTTCGCTCCCAAGCATCAGGACCAGGCGGCTTTGCACCTGGTGAAAAAACGCGGCGCCCTTCAAGAGGTTGACCGCAATGGCCTGACCCGGGCCGCCATGAACCGGCTGGCGCCGGAGTGGGCCTCCTTTCCCACCCATGCCGGGCGCAGTGCCTACGGACAACCCGTGAAGACCCACGCCGAACTCCTGGCGTTTTACGAAAGCAACCTGCTCAAGTTGCGCCAAGGCACCTGA
- the trpS gene encoding tryptophan--tRNA ligase, protein MGRPRVLSGVQPTGALHLGNWLGAIRNWVDLQHDHDTYFCVVDLHAVTVPHDPQRLAEDTLSTAAVYLACGLDPELCTIFVQSQVPAHSELCWLLNCVTPLNWLERMIQFKEKAVKQGDNVSVGLLDYPVLMAADILLYDADLVPVGEDQKQHLELARDIAQQRINARFGSEDAPILKVPKPLILKDGARVMSLTDGRNKMSKSDPNEGSRITLLDPPELITKKVKRAKTDPERGLEFGNPERPETDNLLGLYALLSGKGREAAAAECAEMGWGQFKPLLAEATVAALEPIQKRYHALMEDRGQLLAVLETGQERAGAVADASVQRVRKALGFLTRS, encoded by the coding sequence ATGGGTCGGCCACGCGTTCTTTCTGGCGTCCAGCCAACCGGTGCCCTCCATCTGGGGAACTGGCTCGGAGCAATCCGAAACTGGGTGGATCTACAGCACGACCACGACACGTACTTCTGCGTGGTTGATCTGCATGCCGTAACCGTGCCCCACGACCCGCAACGCCTGGCGGAGGACACCCTCTCCACCGCAGCGGTCTACCTGGCCTGCGGACTTGATCCTGAGCTCTGCACGATCTTTGTGCAGAGCCAGGTTCCCGCCCATAGCGAACTCTGCTGGCTGCTGAACTGCGTCACACCCCTCAACTGGCTGGAACGCATGATCCAGTTCAAGGAAAAGGCTGTGAAACAGGGGGACAACGTGTCTGTGGGACTCCTGGATTACCCAGTGCTCATGGCTGCTGACATCCTTCTTTATGACGCTGATCTTGTCCCTGTCGGAGAAGACCAGAAACAGCATCTGGAGCTTGCTCGTGACATCGCACAGCAGCGCATCAATGCCAGGTTCGGGAGCGAGGACGCTCCGATCCTGAAGGTACCCAAACCGCTCATCCTCAAGGATGGTGCTCGGGTGATGAGCCTCACCGACGGTCGCAACAAGATGAGCAAGAGCGACCCAAACGAGGGAAGCCGCATCACCTTGCTCGACCCTCCGGAACTGATCACCAAAAAGGTCAAACGGGCCAAGACTGATCCGGAACGGGGCCTCGAGTTCGGCAACCCTGAACGGCCGGAGACAGACAATCTCCTCGGGCTCTATGCGCTTTTGAGCGGCAAAGGGCGTGAGGCAGCAGCCGCGGAGTGCGCTGAGATGGGGTGGGGGCAATTCAAACCCCTTCTTGCAGAGGCCACCGTGGCGGCCCTCGAGCCAATCCAGAAGCGATATCACGCGCTGATGGAGGACCGAGGTCAGCTCCTCGCGGTTTTGGAAACCGGCCAAGAGCGAGCCGGTGCCGTTGCGGATGCCAGCGTGCAAAGGGTTCGCAAAGCCCTGGGCTTTCTCACGCGCAGCTAA
- a CDS encoding cation diffusion facilitator family transporter — protein sequence MASDRRDEVKRVLMVALSINLSMTALKLVVGLVSGSLAVIADAMHSATDALSSLLALITNSLSDPRPDRDHPYGHDKYEGIGALAIAGFIFFTAIEILITAGQRILEGLPELRIEGPELLLLLLVLVLNVFLARYERRQGRKLNSQLLLADANHTTSDIWTTVIVLVGLTGAWIFKVNWLDLALAMPLAVILIRVCWQVLRDNLPWLVDHIAIAPEAIHEQAMGVPGVLNCHDIASRGVLGQRVFIDMHMVVDVDDLAAAHRITEQVEERLETRFGPVRCTIHLEPRDYAEQQITFRGTHG from the coding sequence ATGGCCAGCGACCGCCGAGATGAGGTGAAGCGGGTGCTGATGGTGGCCTTGTCCATCAATCTCAGCATGACCGCACTGAAGCTTGTGGTGGGGTTGGTGAGCGGATCCCTGGCGGTGATTGCCGATGCCATGCACAGCGCCACGGACGCGCTTTCGAGCCTTCTGGCCCTGATCACCAACAGCCTGTCTGACCCGAGGCCGGATCGGGACCACCCCTACGGACACGACAAATACGAAGGCATCGGCGCCCTGGCGATCGCTGGCTTCATTTTCTTTACCGCGATCGAGATCCTGATCACTGCTGGACAGCGAATTCTTGAGGGCCTACCCGAGCTGCGGATCGAAGGACCCGAACTGCTGTTGCTGCTCCTGGTCCTCGTTCTCAATGTGTTCCTGGCCCGTTACGAACGCCGCCAGGGACGAAAGCTCAACAGTCAGCTGCTTCTGGCCGATGCCAATCACACCACAAGCGACATCTGGACCACCGTGATCGTGCTGGTGGGACTGACAGGAGCCTGGATCTTCAAGGTGAACTGGCTGGATCTGGCCCTGGCCATGCCCCTGGCCGTGATCCTGATCCGCGTGTGCTGGCAAGTTCTGCGCGACAACCTGCCCTGGCTGGTCGATCACATCGCCATTGCCCCCGAAGCAATCCACGAGCAAGCCATGGGAGTTCCAGGCGTTCTGAACTGCCACGACATCGCCAGCCGAGGGGTCCTGGGTCAGAGAGTTTTTATCGACATGCACATGGTGGTGGATGTGGATGACCTCGCCGCAGCCCATCGCATCACCGAGCAGGTCGAGGAACGCCTAGAAACCCGCTTCGGACCGGTGCGCTGCACCATCCACCTGGAGCCGAGGGATTACGCGGAGCAACAGATCACCTTTCGGGGAACCCACGGTTAA
- a CDS encoding YcjF family protein: MQFPVQSIRNLAGSGWSLSPQLVRRLAVSAGVLTAGHWLLTDVAHIPGGGFGVVAAGAGLWWLTRPVKAPSFKEPESLKAWVQRCEQVLGQFAELETALGLTELRAPRAAELQQRLAFDDPLSLGVVATDGTPLPSTERLQSALAGVRNLDLCIGRPLPVVGTSWSWPADLQQLDVLLHVLSLPLRAADLLWLEQLPVDRPVWLLLESESSTAEQIQALICQLPERWHSRLLPWEGTAATLRTVLQPVRRQLEDPQRVRECTRQRLLRDLHRQWQAELEGFRRERFRALLQRSQWIVAGVVAASPVPSVDLLAVAVGNGLMVKEMATIWNCTWSQDVLQVVVRQLGGAALAQGVVEWSGQALLGLAKLDGASWLAAGAVQALSAAYLTRVVGASMADWMALNAGVAEPDLEELKRQAPLLVARAAERERLDLPVFANQARDWIRARSDWSAA; encoded by the coding sequence GTGCAGTTTCCGGTTCAATCGATCCGCAACCTGGCCGGCTCCGGTTGGTCTCTCTCTCCTCAGCTGGTGAGGCGGCTGGCTGTTTCCGCCGGTGTACTCACTGCTGGGCACTGGCTGCTCACCGATGTGGCGCACATTCCCGGAGGAGGATTTGGCGTTGTTGCGGCAGGTGCAGGCCTCTGGTGGCTGACCCGGCCGGTGAAGGCTCCTTCCTTTAAGGAGCCTGAATCGCTGAAAGCCTGGGTTCAGCGCTGCGAACAGGTGCTGGGCCAGTTCGCCGAACTTGAGACGGCCCTTGGACTCACCGAACTGAGGGCTCCCCGAGCAGCCGAGCTGCAACAGAGGCTGGCGTTCGACGATCCGCTCAGTCTTGGGGTTGTGGCCACTGACGGCACACCGTTGCCATCAACGGAGCGACTGCAGTCCGCGCTGGCGGGGGTGCGCAACCTTGACCTTTGCATCGGACGGCCTCTTCCGGTTGTTGGCACATCCTGGAGCTGGCCAGCCGATCTGCAGCAGCTCGATGTTCTTCTGCATGTGTTGTCCTTGCCACTGCGGGCGGCTGATCTGCTCTGGCTGGAGCAGCTGCCTGTTGATCGCCCTGTTTGGTTGCTTCTCGAGTCAGAGTCCTCCACTGCCGAGCAGATCCAGGCTTTGATCTGTCAGCTGCCGGAGCGCTGGCATTCGCGGCTTCTCCCTTGGGAGGGAACCGCAGCGACTCTGAGGACGGTGCTTCAACCTGTGCGTCGTCAGCTCGAGGATCCGCAACGGGTTCGGGAGTGCACACGCCAACGGCTGTTGCGTGACCTGCATCGCCAGTGGCAGGCCGAATTGGAAGGGTTTCGCAGAGAACGGTTTCGTGCTCTGCTTCAGCGCAGCCAATGGATTGTGGCCGGTGTGGTGGCGGCCTCACCGGTGCCCAGTGTCGATCTGTTGGCCGTCGCGGTCGGCAACGGTCTGATGGTCAAGGAGATGGCCACGATCTGGAATTGCACTTGGAGTCAGGATGTCTTGCAGGTTGTGGTTCGTCAGCTCGGAGGGGCCGCGCTCGCTCAGGGCGTTGTGGAGTGGAGCGGGCAGGCTCTGCTTGGTCTTGCCAAGCTCGATGGAGCGAGCTGGCTGGCCGCTGGCGCGGTGCAGGCGTTGAGTGCTGCTTACCTCACCCGCGTCGTGGGCGCGTCGATGGCCGACTGGATGGCTCTCAATGCGGGTGTTGCGGAGCCTGACCTGGAGGAACTCAAACGTCAGGCTCCGTTGCTGGTGGCCCGTGCGGCAGAGCGTGAACGGCTTGATCTCCCCGTTTTCGCAAACCAGGCACGCGACTGGATCCGAGCAAGGAGCGACTGGAGCGCCGCCTAG
- the psbA gene encoding photosystem II q(b) protein, with the protein MATAIRSGRTGSWESFCQWVTDTNNRIYVGWFGVLMIPCLLAATTCFIVAFIAAPAVDIDGIREPVAGSLIYGNNIISGAVVPSSNAIGLHFYPIWEAASLDEWLYNGGPYQLVVFHFLIGISAYMGRQWELSYRLGMRPWICVAYSAPLSAAFAVFLVYPFGQGSFSDGMPLGISGTFNFMLVFQAEHNILMHPFHMMGVAGVFGGSLFSAMHGSLVTSSLVRETTESESQNYGYKFGQEEETYNIVAAHGYFGRLIFQYASFNNSRSLHFFLAAWPVVGIWFTSMGISTMAFNLNGFNFNQSVLDAQGRVLNTWADVLNRANLGMEVMHERNAHNFPLDLAATESTPVALQAPTIG; encoded by the coding sequence ATGGCTACCGCAATTCGCAGCGGTCGCACCGGCAGCTGGGAAAGCTTCTGTCAGTGGGTCACCGACACCAATAACCGCATTTATGTGGGTTGGTTCGGTGTGCTGATGATTCCCTGTCTGCTGGCTGCTACCACCTGCTTCATCGTTGCTTTCATCGCAGCGCCCGCCGTCGACATCGACGGCATCCGTGAGCCCGTCGCCGGCTCCCTGATCTACGGAAACAACATCATTTCTGGTGCTGTTGTTCCTTCCTCGAACGCCATCGGCCTTCACTTCTATCCCATCTGGGAAGCTGCCTCCCTCGACGAGTGGCTGTACAACGGCGGTCCTTACCAGCTGGTTGTCTTCCACTTCCTGATCGGCATCTCCGCCTACATGGGGCGCCAGTGGGAGCTCTCCTACCGCCTGGGCATGCGTCCCTGGATCTGCGTTGCTTACAGCGCTCCCCTGTCGGCTGCCTTCGCTGTGTTCCTGGTGTATCCCTTCGGTCAGGGTTCCTTCTCTGACGGCATGCCCCTGGGCATCTCCGGCACCTTCAACTTCATGCTGGTGTTCCAGGCAGAGCACAACATCCTGATGCACCCCTTCCACATGATGGGCGTCGCAGGTGTGTTCGGTGGCTCCCTGTTCTCCGCCATGCACGGCTCCCTGGTGACCTCCTCACTGGTGCGTGAAACCACCGAGAGCGAGTCCCAGAACTACGGCTACAAGTTCGGCCAAGAGGAAGAGACCTACAACATCGTGGCTGCCCACGGTTACTTCGGTCGCCTGATCTTCCAATACGCCTCCTTCAATAACAGCCGCAGCCTTCACTTCTTCCTGGCTGCCTGGCCTGTGGTCGGCATCTGGTTCACCTCCATGGGCATCAGCACCATGGCGTTCAACCTGAACGGCTTCAATTTCAACCAGTCGGTTCTGGATGCTCAGGGCCGTGTCCTGAACACCTGGGCTGATGTGCTGAACCGCGCCAACCTCGGCATGGAAGTGATGCACGAGCGCAACGCTCACAACTTCCCCCTCGACCTGGCTGCGACCGAGTCCACTCCTGTGGCTCTGCAAGCACCCACCATCGGCTGA
- the gap gene encoding type I glyceraldehyde-3-phosphate dehydrogenase, producing the protein MAIRIGINGFGRIGRLAFRQAMTCPDVEVVGINDLIEVDYLAYLLRYDSTHRQFQGDIRVENGALVVNGQRIRITAERDPSQLRWNEIGADYVLESTGFFLTAPLAQAHLDAGARRVVMSAPSKDDTPMFVMGVNHTSYAGQAIVSNASCTTNCLAPLAKVVHDNFEIVSGLMTTVHATTATQKPVDSPSLKDWRGGRGAGQSIIPSSTGAAKAVGRVIPELNGKLTGMAFRVPTPDVSVVDLTVNLGRPTSYENLKQTIKQASENGLSGILGYTEDPIVSNDLLGESCTSVFDAGAGMALNDHFMKLVAWYDNEWAYSCKCIDLIRHMAADQS; encoded by the coding sequence ATGGCCATCCGCATCGGCATCAATGGTTTCGGCCGCATTGGCCGGCTTGCCTTTCGTCAGGCCATGACCTGCCCGGATGTGGAAGTTGTGGGAATCAACGATCTGATCGAGGTCGACTACCTGGCCTACCTGCTGCGCTACGACTCCACCCATCGCCAGTTTCAAGGCGACATCCGCGTGGAGAACGGAGCGCTGGTTGTGAATGGCCAACGGATTCGGATCACCGCTGAAAGAGATCCCAGCCAGCTTCGCTGGAATGAGATCGGCGCGGATTACGTGCTCGAGAGCACGGGCTTCTTTCTCACCGCTCCCCTGGCGCAGGCTCACCTGGACGCCGGCGCCCGTCGTGTGGTGATGAGTGCTCCGTCCAAGGACGACACGCCGATGTTCGTGATGGGGGTGAACCACACCAGCTACGCCGGGCAGGCGATTGTCTCCAACGCCAGCTGCACAACCAACTGTCTGGCCCCTCTGGCCAAGGTGGTGCACGACAACTTCGAAATCGTCAGCGGTCTGATGACCACGGTGCATGCCACCACAGCAACACAGAAACCTGTAGACAGTCCCTCGCTCAAGGATTGGCGCGGCGGGCGCGGTGCAGGCCAAAGCATCATCCCCAGCTCCACCGGAGCAGCAAAAGCCGTTGGTCGGGTCATTCCTGAACTGAACGGCAAGCTCACGGGGATGGCCTTTCGGGTGCCCACACCAGACGTATCTGTCGTGGATCTCACAGTGAATCTGGGCCGGCCAACAAGCTATGAAAACCTCAAGCAGACCATTAAACAGGCCTCAGAGAACGGTCTTTCCGGCATCCTCGGTTACACGGAAGATCCGATTGTTTCCAACGATCTGCTGGGGGAAAGCTGCACTTCGGTGTTTGATGCGGGAGCGGGTATGGCTCTCAATGACCACTTCATGAAATTGGTGGCCTGGTACGACAACGAATGGGCCTACAGCTGCAAGTGCATCGATCTCATCAGGCATATGGCTGCAGATCAGTCCTGA
- the psbA gene encoding photosystem II q(b) protein: MTTTIQQRSGANGWQSFCEWVTSTNNRLYVGWFGVLMIPTLLAATTCFIVAFIAAPPVDIDGIREPVAGSLIYGNNIISGAVVPSSNAIGLHFYPIWEAASLDEWLYNGGPYQLVVFHFLIGIFCYMGREWELSYRLGMRPWICVAYSAPVAAASAVFLVYPFGQGSFSDGMPLGISGTFNFMLVFQAEHNILMHPFHMMGVAGVFGGSLFSAMHGSLVTSSLVRETTESESQNYGYKFGQEEETYNIVAAHGYFGRLIFQYASFNNSRSLHFFLAAWPVVGIWFTALGVSTMAFNLNGFNFNQSILDGQGRVLNTWADVLNRANLGMEVMHERNAHNFPLDLAAAESTPVALQAPAIG; encoded by the coding sequence ATGACCACCACCATTCAGCAGCGCTCCGGCGCCAATGGCTGGCAGTCCTTCTGCGAGTGGGTCACCTCCACCAACAACCGCCTGTATGTGGGCTGGTTCGGTGTGCTGATGATCCCCACCCTGCTGGCTGCCACCACCTGCTTCATCGTTGCTTTCATCGCAGCGCCCCCCGTCGACATCGACGGCATCCGTGAGCCCGTCGCCGGCTCCCTGATCTACGGAAACAACATCATCTCTGGTGCTGTTGTTCCTTCCTCGAACGCCATCGGCCTTCACTTCTATCCCATCTGGGAAGCTGCCTCTCTCGACGAGTGGCTGTACAACGGCGGTCCTTACCAGCTGGTTGTCTTCCACTTCCTGATCGGCATCTTCTGCTACATGGGCCGCGAGTGGGAACTCTCCTACCGCCTCGGCATGCGCCCCTGGATCTGCGTTGCTTACAGCGCACCTGTGGCTGCTGCCTCCGCCGTGTTCCTGGTGTACCCCTTCGGTCAGGGTTCCTTCTCTGACGGCATGCCCCTGGGCATCTCCGGCACCTTCAACTTCATGCTGGTGTTCCAGGCAGAGCACAACATCCTGATGCACCCCTTCCACATGATGGGCGTCGCAGGTGTGTTCGGTGGCTCCCTGTTCTCCGCCATGCACGGCTCCCTGGTGACCTCCTCACTGGTGCGTGAAACCACCGAGAGCGAGTCCCAGAACTACGGCTACAAGTTCGGCCAAGAGGAAGAGACCTACAACATCGTGGCTGCCCACGGTTACTTCGGTCGCCTGATCTTCCAATACGCCTCCTTCAACAACAGCCGCAGCCTTCACTTCTTCCTGGCTGCCTGGCCTGTGGTCGGCATCTGGTTCACTGCCCTGGGCGTCAGCACCATGGCTTTCAACCTGAACGGTTTCAACTTCAACCAGTCCATCCTTGATGGTCAGGGCCGCGTCCTGAACACCTGGGCTGATGTGCTGAACCGCGCCAACCTCGGCATGGAAGTGATGCACGAGCGCAACGCTCACAACTTCCCCCTCGACCTGGCAGCTGCTGAGTCCACTCCTGTGGCTCTGCAAGCACCCGCCATCGGCTGA
- a CDS encoding HIT family protein, which yields MEIWRSEHWLLRHHPHPSPLAGWCLLDVRRHCGGPVDFSVAEAADWGLIVQRASRLVKHVSGCDRVYAIAFGEGARHLHLHLIPRCNGIPETEAWAVADLYRDVQHNCRAAAAEIEVEAWIQTARQRAPRLMDEGPEG from the coding sequence ATGGAGATCTGGAGAAGTGAGCATTGGTTGCTGCGTCACCATCCCCATCCCAGTCCCCTCGCAGGTTGGTGTTTGCTGGATGTCCGGCGCCATTGCGGAGGACCCGTTGATTTCTCTGTTGCAGAAGCAGCGGACTGGGGCTTGATCGTGCAGCGCGCCTCGCGCCTGGTGAAGCACGTCAGCGGTTGTGATCGTGTGTACGCCATTGCCTTCGGGGAGGGAGCACGCCATCTGCATCTGCACCTCATCCCTCGTTGCAATGGGATCCCCGAGACGGAGGCCTGGGCCGTTGCAGACCTCTACCGGGATGTGCAGCACAACTGCCGAGCAGCGGCAGCTGAAATCGAGGTTGAGGCCTGGATTCAAACGGCACGACAAAGGGCCCCTCGCCTGATGGACGAGGGGCCCGAGGGGTAA